From a region of the Hippopotamus amphibius kiboko isolate mHipAmp2 chromosome 3, mHipAmp2.hap2, whole genome shotgun sequence genome:
- the SLC43A1 gene encoding large neutral amino acids transporter small subunit 3: protein MAPTLEEAYRRRWWMACTAVLENLFFSAVLLGWSSLLIMLKNEGFYSSMCPAENTTNATQGEQHQWLSCNQQEEMLNLGFTIGSFVLSATTLPLGIFMDRFGPRPMRLIGSACFAASCTLMALASWDTKGLSPLIFLALSLNGFGGICLTFSSLTLPNMFGNLRSTFMALMIGSYVSSAITYPGIKLIYDAGVSFMVIMFTWSGLACLIFLNCALNWPSEAFPSPEEVNYKEKIKLRGLALDHKVTGDRFYTYVTTVGQRLSQKAPSLEEGADIFISSQDVRGNSEKAAERFVPLRKSLCSPIFLWSLLTMGVTQLRIIFYMAAMNKMLEYTVTGGQEHETEDLKQRATETVEFYSSVFGAMQLSCLLTCPLIGYVMDWRIKDCVDTPTARDGMATKSVRPRYRKIQKLTNAINAFTLTNLLLVGFGITCLINNLHLQFLTFVLHTVVRGFYHSACGGLYAAVYPSNHFGTLTGLQSLISAVFALLQQPLFMAMVGPLKGEPFWVNLGLLLFSLLGFLLPCYLFYYRARLQREYITPWEGSLKVLRSPEATA from the exons ATGGCCCCCACGCTGGAGGAGGCGTACCGGAGGCGCTGGTGGATGGCGTGCACGGCGGTGCTGGAGAACCTCTTCTTTTCTGCCGTGCTCCTGGGCTGGAGCTCCCTGCTGATCATGCTCAAGAATGAGGGCTTCTATTCCAGCATGTGCCCAG ctGAGAACACCACCAACGCCACCCAGGGTGAGCAGCACCAGTGGCTGAGCTGTAACCAGCAGGAAGAGATGCTCAACCTGGGCTTCACCATCGGCTCCTTTGTGCTCAGCGCCACCACGCTGCCACTGGGGATCTTCATGGACCGCTTCGGCCCCCGGCCCATGCGGCTGATTGGCAG TGCCTGCTTCGCGGCATCCTGTACCCTCATGGCCCTGGCCTCTTGGGACACCAAAG gcCTGTCTCCGCTGATATTCCTGGCGCTGTCCCTGAACGGTTTTGGAGGCATCTGCCTAACGTTCTCTTCACTCACA CTGCCCAACATGTTTGGGAACCTGCGCTCCACTTTCATGGCTCTCATGATCGGTTCCTACGTCTCTTCTGCCATCACGTACCCCGGAATCAAG ctgATCTACGATGCCGGCGTGTCCTTTATGGTTATCATGTTTACCTGGTCAGGCCTGGCCTGCCTCATCTTTCTGAACTGTGCTCTCAACTGGCCCAGTGAAGCCTTTCCCTCGCCAGAGGAAGTCAACTACAA GGAGAAGATCAAGCTCAGAGGGCTGGCCCTGGATCACAAGGTGACAGGTGACCGCTTCTACACCTATGTGACCACCGTGGGCCAGCGGCTGAGTCAGAAGGCCCCCAGTCTGGAGGAGGGGGCCGACATCTTCATCTCATCCCAGGACGTTCGTGGCAACTCAGAAAAAGCTGCTGAGA GGTTTGTGCCCTTGCGTAAGAGCCTCTGCTCCCCTATTTTCCTGTGGAGCCTGCTTACCATGGGCGTGACCCAGCTGCGGATCATCTTTTACATGGCCGCCATGAACAAGATGCTGGAGTACACCGTGACCGGTGGCCAGGAGCATG AGACGGAAGACCTGAAACAAAGGGCGACCGAGACAG TTGAGTTCTACTCGTCTGTCTTTGGGGCCATGCAGCTGTCGTGCCTTCTCACCTGCCCTCTCATTGGCTATGTCATGGACTGGAGGATCAAGGACTGTGTGGACACCCCCACTGCCAG GGATGGGATGGCCACCAAGTCCGTCAGACCGCGCTACCGCAAGATCCAGAAGCTCACCAATGCCATCAACGCCTTCACCCTGACCAACCTTCTGCTCGTGGGTTTTGGCATCACCTGCCTTATCAACAACTTACACCTCCAG TTTTTGACCTTTGTCCTGCACACCGTGGTCCGAGGCTTCTACCACTCGGCCTGTGGAGGCCTCTACGCTGCAGT GTACCCATCCAACCACTTTGGGACGCTGACGGGCCTGCAGTCCCTCATCAGTGCCGTGTTTGCCCTGCTCCAGCAGCCACTCTTCATGGCCATGGTGGGACCCTTGAAAGGAGAGCCCTTCTGG GTGAATCTGGGCCTCCTGCTATTCTCACTCCTGGGATTCCTGCTACCTTGCTACCTCTTCTACTACCGTGCCCGGCTCCAGAGGGAGTACATCACCCCCTGGGAGGGCTCCCTGAAGGTGCTTCGCAGCCCCGAGGCGACTGCCTAG